In one Micromonospora polyrhachis genomic region, the following are encoded:
- a CDS encoding TetR/AcrR family transcriptional regulator, with the protein MTDRDDPEHTDGRFARGARRRAEIIEATLAVVTRDGAAGVTHRTVAKQAGITTSLSTYYFATLDDLLIAALTSVADAYTARIREIIDTSGDKLAGLAELIAQTAGAGRERALAERELATLAARRPALRPVARRWRENIAELSATLTDDPVAIAGVVAASDGLCTAILLDNGPADPEHLRAVLQRALHN; encoded by the coding sequence ATGACCGACAGGGACGACCCCGAACACACCGACGGACGCTTCGCCCGCGGCGCGAGACGCCGCGCCGAGATCATCGAGGCCACCCTGGCAGTTGTCACCCGTGACGGCGCTGCGGGCGTCACCCACCGCACCGTCGCCAAGCAGGCCGGCATCACCACGTCCTTGAGCACTTACTACTTTGCAACCCTCGACGACCTGCTCATCGCCGCCCTGACCAGCGTCGCCGACGCCTACACCGCCCGCATCCGCGAGATTATCGACACCTCTGGCGACAAGCTCGCCGGCCTGGCCGAACTCATCGCCCAGACCGCTGGCGCGGGCCGTGAGCGTGCGCTGGCCGAACGAGAACTCGCCACCCTCGCAGCCCGCAGGCCCGCACTGCGACCCGTGGCACGCCGGTGGCGAGAGAACATCGCAGAACTCTCCGCCACCCTCACCGACGACCCCGTCGCCATCGCCGGAGTGGTCGCTGCCTCCGACGGACTCTGCACCGCCATACTCCTCGACAACGGACCCGCCGACCCGGAGCATCTTCGCGCCGTCCTGCAACGAGCACTCCACAACTGA
- a CDS encoding FAD-dependent monooxygenase, protein MTQISPTSPVLVLGGGPVGLAAALELARFGIRSVVLEQRTETSWHPKTRNLNTRTMEIARGWGNATYQRLRGIDTPPGWKSPIRFFDTLTGTELGQIETHGFLGPGPEISPAQPVMSSQDLVERIMWDAALATGLVELRFGHRVTRVLSGWLPEHTEASLEVVDPAGDSYTIAGSALVAADGTDSLVRTQLGLALDGAEAVHQFVNCYFRADLEAHLGDRHGVLLYVAGPRATGIFQPLDARGRWLCQIPVPRDDWEAEKHDAEACTEWIRAGSGIEDLDVEILTIGRWQMNATIADRLVMGRVVLCGDAAHQFPPTGGLGVNTGLQGMHNAMWKLALCIRGIADWSLLETYDAERRPPTKTTIQQSLANFFNVMQVSVSFYGMQQQLSPAEVIQASHRYGNHLGVEFGTGYASTAVVPDGTLPPEVDDSYADYRPSATPGSRAPHVWLGRGENQLSILDLFGPAFTLLTGSKGATWHSSARQAVRRYGVPLASFTIGAPGIEDDDNVFLTEYDIEPTGAVLVRPDGYVAWRSHSLADDADGTLDHVFAQVLGHTSGS, encoded by the coding sequence GTGACGCAGATCTCTCCCACCTCTCCCGTCCTCGTACTCGGTGGTGGCCCTGTCGGTCTCGCCGCCGCCCTCGAACTGGCCCGCTTCGGCATCCGTTCCGTCGTCCTTGAACAACGCACGGAAACGTCCTGGCACCCGAAGACCCGTAACCTCAACACCCGCACCATGGAGATCGCCCGTGGCTGGGGCAACGCGACCTACCAGCGCCTTCGTGGCATCGACACCCCGCCGGGATGGAAGAGTCCGATCCGGTTCTTCGACACCCTCACCGGCACCGAACTGGGACAGATCGAAACCCACGGTTTCCTCGGCCCGGGACCGGAGATCAGCCCCGCCCAGCCCGTGATGTCCTCCCAGGATCTGGTCGAGCGAATCATGTGGGACGCCGCGCTCGCCACCGGCCTCGTGGAGCTACGGTTCGGTCACCGGGTCACTCGCGTGCTCTCCGGATGGTTGCCCGAGCACACCGAAGCGTCCCTGGAGGTGGTCGACCCGGCCGGGGACAGCTACACCATCGCTGGCAGTGCTCTTGTCGCCGCCGATGGCACGGACAGCCTCGTACGTACGCAACTGGGCCTCGCCCTCGACGGCGCGGAAGCCGTCCACCAATTCGTCAACTGCTACTTCCGGGCCGACCTGGAAGCCCACCTCGGGGACCGGCACGGCGTCCTGCTCTACGTCGCCGGCCCCCGAGCCACCGGGATCTTCCAGCCCCTGGACGCCCGAGGCCGCTGGCTGTGCCAGATACCCGTCCCCCGTGACGACTGGGAGGCCGAGAAACACGACGCCGAGGCGTGTACCGAATGGATCCGGGCCGGCTCCGGTATCGAGGATCTTGACGTGGAGATACTCACCATCGGGCGTTGGCAGATGAACGCGACCATCGCCGACCGACTCGTCATGGGCCGGGTCGTGCTCTGCGGCGACGCCGCCCACCAGTTCCCGCCGACCGGCGGCCTCGGCGTCAACACGGGCCTACAGGGCATGCACAACGCCATGTGGAAACTGGCCCTGTGCATCCGCGGCATCGCCGACTGGTCACTGCTGGAAACCTACGACGCCGAGCGCCGGCCGCCCACGAAGACGACAATCCAACAGTCGCTGGCCAACTTCTTCAACGTCATGCAGGTCTCGGTTTCCTTCTATGGAATGCAGCAACAGCTCAGTCCGGCTGAGGTCATCCAGGCGTCCCACCGGTACGGAAACCACCTCGGCGTCGAGTTCGGCACCGGATACGCCTCCACCGCGGTCGTTCCGGACGGCACCCTCCCGCCCGAGGTCGACGACTCCTACGCCGACTACCGCCCGAGCGCCACTCCTGGAAGTCGTGCTCCGCACGTCTGGTTGGGGCGAGGTGAGAACCAGCTCTCCATCCTGGACCTGTTCGGTCCCGCGTTCACCCTGCTGACCGGCAGCAAGGGCGCGACCTGGCACTCCAGCGCACGCCAGGCCGTCCGCCGGTACGGCGTACCGCTGGCATCATTCACCATCGGTGCCCCCGGCATCGAGGACGACGACAACGTCTTCCTCACCGAGTACGACATCGAACCGACGGGGGCCGTACTGGTACGCCCGGATGGCTATGTCGCCTGGCGCTCGCACTCATTGGCCGACGATGCCGACGGCACCCTCGACCATGTCTTCGCCCAGGTCCTCGGCCACACCTCCGGTTCCTGA
- a CDS encoding DinB family protein has translation MLESQREAVPRNDGGELDTALAFLSFARSCVLKKVAGLSEEQLRRRLVVSDTTLLGLVQHLTDAERYWFGYTVAGDPRYADVDFDMMVDPDRSPDQILDGYRAAIAESDAHIIAAAGPDVLTAQPVGDSLRTLRWVLAHMTNETTRHAGHADILRELVDGATGR, from the coding sequence ATGCTTGAGTCCCAACGCGAAGCCGTGCCACGCAACGACGGTGGCGAGCTCGACACCGCCCTCGCCTTCCTGTCCTTTGCTCGTTCATGCGTCCTGAAGAAGGTCGCGGGCCTGAGCGAGGAGCAGCTTCGGCGACGGCTGGTCGTCTCCGACACCACACTGCTGGGCCTGGTCCAGCACTTGACCGACGCGGAACGGTACTGGTTCGGTTACACGGTTGCCGGTGACCCTCGCTATGCCGACGTCGACTTCGACATGATGGTCGATCCGGACCGCTCCCCGGACCAGATCCTCGACGGCTATCGGGCTGCCATCGCCGAGAGTGACGCCCACATCATTGCTGCCGCTGGCCCCGACGTTCTCACTGCGCAGCCGGTCGGTGACTCGCTTCGTACGCTTCGCTGGGTGCTCGCCCACATGACGAACGAGACCACCCGGCATGCCGGTCACGCCGACATCCTGCGGGAGCTTGTCGACGGTGCCACCGGCCGGTAA
- a CDS encoding MFS transporter yields the protein MSGRATAPADARAWAGMALLALPTFLLGLDVTVLYLVLPAMAADLGPSATQTLWIMDAYGFLLAGFLVTMGTLGDRVGRRRLLMLGIAAFAAVSVVAAFALSAELLIAARALLGIAGATLMPSTLSLISNMFPDPQHRAVAIGVWATMFAAGMAAGPIVGGVLVDRFWWGAAFLVAVPIAAIVLLLGRVLLPEYADPRAGRLDLTSVTLSLAVILPIVYAIKHAAAEGFDVSAIIAVVVGVIAGAVFWHRQSRLADPLLDVSLFKNRAFSVALTVLLVGLVGMGGTMYLVTQYLQLVEGLSPFVAGLWMGPPALAMFAAGIGAPVLARRIRPGYVMGGTLGVSLIGYVMLATAGLDDELPVAAGFAFVYLGLGAIAALGTDIVVGAAPAAKSGSAASLSETVQELGIAIGVAILGSLTTAIYRTHLTVPAGLPEGEATALTDSLSSTVAIADDLPPGALVDAQLAFTTGLNVASVVAGLAIAAATMLCLRMLRHVPQLGRTQHIGSDV from the coding sequence GTGAGCGGACGGGCTACTGCACCTGCGGACGCACGGGCGTGGGCGGGGATGGCGCTATTGGCGCTGCCCACGTTTTTGCTGGGACTGGACGTGACGGTGCTGTACCTGGTGCTGCCGGCCATGGCGGCCGACCTCGGGCCGTCGGCAACGCAGACGCTGTGGATCATGGACGCCTATGGCTTCTTGCTGGCCGGGTTCCTCGTCACGATGGGCACTCTGGGGGACCGTGTCGGGCGGCGTCGGTTGCTGATGCTCGGGATCGCTGCGTTCGCGGCGGTCTCGGTGGTCGCGGCGTTCGCGCTGAGCGCGGAGCTGCTGATCGCTGCGCGTGCCCTGCTGGGGATTGCTGGTGCGACGCTGATGCCGTCCACGCTGTCGCTGATCTCGAATATGTTTCCCGACCCGCAGCATCGGGCGGTGGCGATCGGAGTGTGGGCCACGATGTTCGCCGCCGGGATGGCGGCCGGGCCGATCGTCGGCGGTGTGCTGGTCGACCGCTTCTGGTGGGGTGCTGCGTTCCTGGTCGCGGTGCCGATCGCTGCGATCGTGCTGCTGCTGGGGCGGGTGCTGCTGCCGGAGTACGCGGACCCGCGTGCTGGTCGGCTCGACCTGACCAGCGTGACCTTGTCGCTGGCGGTGATCCTTCCGATTGTTTATGCCATCAAGCACGCTGCCGCCGAGGGCTTCGATGTCAGCGCCATCATCGCCGTGGTGGTGGGGGTGATCGCCGGCGCGGTGTTCTGGCACCGGCAATCCCGCCTGGCAGACCCGCTGCTGGATGTCTCCCTGTTCAAGAACCGGGCATTCAGCGTCGCGCTGACCGTGCTGCTGGTCGGACTCGTAGGGATGGGCGGCACCATGTACCTCGTCACGCAGTATCTGCAACTGGTGGAAGGGTTGAGTCCGTTCGTGGCGGGCCTGTGGATGGGGCCGCCGGCGCTGGCGATGTTCGCCGCCGGCATCGGCGCGCCCGTGCTTGCCCGGCGCATCCGGCCGGGCTACGTCATGGGCGGCACACTGGGCGTTTCACTGATCGGCTATGTCATGTTGGCTACCGCTGGTCTGGACGACGAGCTGCCTGTGGCCGCGGGGTTCGCCTTCGTTTACCTCGGCCTGGGCGCGATCGCCGCCCTGGGCACCGACATCGTGGTCGGCGCCGCACCGGCAGCGAAGTCCGGTTCGGCGGCCTCGCTGTCCGAGACCGTCCAAGAACTCGGCATCGCCATCGGCGTTGCCATCCTGGGAAGCCTGACCACCGCCATCTACCGCACCCACCTGACCGTGCCAGCCGGCCTGCCGGAAGGAGAAGCAACGGCGCTGACCGACAGCCTCAGCAGTACTGTCGCGATCGCCGACGACCTCCCGCCCGGTGCACTGGTCGATGCCCAGCTCGCCTTTACCACGGGGCTGAACGTCGCCTCGGTGGTTGCCGGGCTCGCGATCGCCGCCGCCACCATGCTGTGCCTGCGCATGCTGCGCCACGTGCCCCAGCTCGGACGGACGCAGCACATCGGCTCCGACGTTTGA
- a CDS encoding DLW-39 family protein → MLKKLLIVVGVVGVAALIAKKVMDANDERALWHEATTSPDLR, encoded by the coding sequence ATGTTGAAGAAGCTTCTGATCGTTGTCGGCGTGGTTGGCGTAGCGGCGCTGATCGCCAAGAAGGTCATGGACGCCAACGACGAGCGTGCGCTCTGGCACGAGGCCACCACCTCGCCCGACCTCCGATAG
- a CDS encoding DUF899 family protein — MGWKLPWVSSGGMTFNEDFGATQDGEEQQAISVFIRRRDRIFHSWSTFARGEEPFMLVFDLLDFTPYGRQESWEDSPEGWPQEPTYSWMRLQDRYGAKADQCAHHAAPPRPTEGATPDLV; from the coding sequence ATGGGCTGGAAACTGCCGTGGGTGTCTTCCGGAGGGATGACCTTCAACGAGGACTTCGGTGCCACGCAGGACGGCGAGGAGCAGCAGGCGATCAGCGTCTTCATTCGACGCCGCGACCGGATATTTCATTCGTGGTCGACGTTTGCTCGGGGGGAAGAGCCGTTCATGCTCGTCTTCGACCTTCTCGATTTCACCCCCTACGGACGACAGGAGTCCTGGGAGGACTCCCCCGAAGGGTGGCCGCAGGAGCCGACCTACTCCTGGATGCGGCTGCAAGACCGTTACGGCGCCAAGGCTGACCAGTGCGCACACCATGCGGCGCCTCCGCGCCCGACGGAAGGCGCCACGCCCGACCTCGTGTGA
- a CDS encoding GNAT family N-acetyltransferase — MFVTDRVRLRPPTPDDASNMFRLSGDPDLHLITDDEPFLPRHVGQVRARLEKQVTEPPDGQTAVSLLAETVADGTFLGSGVLWGINAFSRYAHLGISLVPEARGQGYGTEVIRLLCRYGFRNRNLRRLELETLASNTAMRRTAETCGFTHEGTQRDREYDGDGFVDLVIYGLLRRDWTP, encoded by the coding sequence ATGTTCGTCACCGACCGGGTCCGACTGCGCCCGCCCACGCCCGACGACGCGTCGAACATGTTCCGCCTGTCGGGTGATCCTGACCTGCACCTGATCACAGACGACGAGCCGTTCTTGCCGCGCCACGTCGGCCAAGTCCGGGCCCGGCTGGAGAAACAGGTCACCGAGCCGCCCGATGGCCAGACGGCGGTGTCGCTGCTGGCCGAGACGGTGGCCGACGGCACCTTCCTCGGTAGCGGCGTGCTGTGGGGGATCAATGCCTTCAGTCGGTACGCCCACCTCGGGATCTCGCTGGTACCCGAGGCGCGTGGCCAGGGGTACGGGACCGAGGTGATCCGGCTGCTCTGCCGGTACGGCTTTCGCAACCGCAACCTGCGCCGCCTGGAACTGGAGACGCTCGCCAGTAACACGGCCATGCGGCGGACTGCGGAGACGTGTGGCTTCACGCACGAAGGCACCCAGCGGGACCGCGAGTACGACGGCGATGGCTTCGTAGACCTGGTGATCTACGGTCTGCTCCGGCGTGACTGGACGCCGTAG